TATGATATTAGTTCACTGATGCAGCATGTCAAAAATTCTGTCAGTTATTTATGATAAATAAATTTGGACTTTTTTGTATTCCAGGCAGTTAAATATAGCCAACAAAAACCTTTCTCACCGAGCAAAGCCCCGCATTATGGTGAATATTACACTCCTATCAAAGTTGCTAGTTATGAACTTCCTtaatgctgcccactgctcctgtgtgtgtttcactgcatgtaatttgccgggtgttgcatgtgtgtgttcagctaaggatgggtcaaatgtagaagacgaattcagtgtgtgtgtgtaaaaatatatatactgtcaataaagctgattcttcttcttcttcttaatggACAGGATCTACAAAGATTGTGCAATGCATGCCTGTCTATACTTTTTTGCTTGCCATGAGGAGTGTTTCCATATCCAGTGTGAACGCCTATGGATAGAGCATGTTTCATCACTGTGCAGattgtaaagccctttgaggcAAAGGATTTAGTAATGTAGGCTATGACGgtatatttgatttgatttatgtttGTCTCTTCAGTAAAACTGGTCGAGGAGTTTAAGGGCTATACAGAAGGAGCAAACCCAGGCAGGAAAACACGTGAGAATGCAAAGCAGCGAGCAACTCATGTTATCCAGTTTCTGGAATTCATGGCAGACTCAGCAACTCCAAACGTTGACCTTCTTTTCCTGGGAGACCATGGTAGAGTTCGTGGGTAAGTACTAAATTTTAAGGATTATCAGTGTCCTGAAGAGTAGAAGATATGatctaatttatatttttgactcACCAGTTTTGTACAGCACCTCCAAGAAAAAGGGTTTAAACCAACAACCCAGAGAAATTATTTAATGGACGCTGTGGCTTTCATTAAATATGTTTCCAACATGTCTCCACCATCTGTCCGACTTGGAAATAAAAGGATCAATGCCCTCTTGATTGAACTGAGGGCACGGATTAGAGACATTGGCCGAGAAGTAGTTGGACACCAGCTCAGTGTGCGCAGATCTAAGTCTGGTAAGTTATAGATGCAAATCTCCACTCCCATGCATCACATCATTAAAGCTTGGAAAAGTGTTTAATGAATTgtattaaaattgttttcagaTAGACTTGTCAAAGCAAAGAAGCATGCTTTGTTTATTGAAAAGGCTCCTCAGAAGATTGCTGATGCACTGGGTATGGATCACTGCTCACTGCAATTAGTTGATCTGTAAaacatttctatatttttcttgaGAGCGACACAGAATCAGCTCTAAGTTAAGATAGAGCCCTgtagatttttacattttaggtATGTGCGGGTGTAATGATTAAGATGTCTTAGTGGTTCTTGGATGGGGGGGACAAGACTACTGTGTGGTTGATATATACAGTGTTCTTTCCTGGCTTTTACAGGTGACATTGAAAAGCAACCAGAGatccaaataaaaatagaattaTTCTTTGGACTGCTTGGTGGTTACATTATAGCAATAGCTGGCCACCGAAAGGGTGTTGTCATCTACATGACAGCCGAAGAGGttgagacagcagaaaaaactAAGGAAGGtggtcaaacagaaaaactttcttttgatttaataGGTGGAACAGCACAAAACCCAAAGGTATTTTGGATCAGCAGCCGTATACTCTAAGAACGAGCATGACTGGTTGCGCCGTTAAAACCGACTTCGCAGAGAGATTAAAGGAGGCTCACAGGCATCTACTTTTTTCCACAATGCCAATGGGGGTGTCCTTGATAAGCTGCCTGAATATTTCAAGAAGGcctgggaagagatgaattTAGGGACTGCCCCCACATTCAACATGCTGCGTTCTTCCTGCTCCACTTATGTGAGACAGTTCTTGCATTTTTCAATGAGTTATATTGAAAGGTTGAGTGCATtatagttttgtgtgtttttatttagtgtttgtttttttcataccTACTCCTTTAGGCTAACCGGCAGCTGGGACGCGAAACCTACCAGAGAGTGGCAGCATTTATGTGTCATGATGCTAACACAGCCAAAAGATTTTACCAaggttctttaaaaaaatagctTAATTAATACCAAACATATTCTTCCTATGTTGTAGTATACATCAACTGGTATTTATTCTACCTTTTCCTTCACCCAGCGGAGGATCCAGCAGAGGTCACACTCCGGAGCAGAGCATTGACCACACGAGCAATATCAACATATGCAgcaaaaaaagaggaggagcaggagtcATCGGAACCAGATGAACCTGTGAGGAGAAGGCTgtaccagcagcacagaaaaaaggTGCTGGTATTGTCAAAGCAACAGGTAAGCGTTGGGATTCAatccaaaatgatgaaaatatgcttgtttcttttctatAAGCAGATGGTGAGAACAGCTGAAGAGGAGGGTGCAGGTGATGTAAAAACAGCACTGgatcaaacagcagagaattcagaagaggaggatgacacCATGGCACAAATAACTTACCAATTGCGCAGAAAAATCTTGCCCCCAAACCAGCAGAAAAAAGTAGAGGGTTGTTTGGATCATTTCATGAGCTTTCAATcatgtcaaatgttttttttgtcctttcccTTTTCTATAAACAGAAGACAGTGTCCTTCAAAGAGGATGATGGGATGGACCATCATGGGGTTGAGTGCCCCGTCCTGCAAAGAGGAGTGAGAGTTCAGTACTTCCGCAGATATGAGATATGATCTTTCCGTTCA
The sequence above is a segment of the Scatophagus argus isolate fScaArg1 unplaced genomic scaffold, fScaArg1.pri scaffold_31_ctg1, whole genome shotgun sequence genome. Coding sequences within it:
- the LOC124055954 gene encoding uncharacterized protein LOC124055954, whose amino-acid sequence is MNLGTAPTFNMLRSSCSTYANRQLGRETYQRVAAFMCHDANTAKRFYQAEDPAEVTLRSRALTTRAISTYAAKKEEEQESSEPDEPVRRRLYQQHRKKMVRTAEEEGAGDVKTALDQTAENSEEEDDTMAQITYQLRRKILPPNQQKKVEGCLDHFMSFQSCQMFFLSFPFSINRRQCPSKRMMGWTIMGLSAPSCKEENTWRAHLERMGQVTGNPRRMTQMAIQKSLRKKLHEGFPTCLRKRE